The proteins below come from a single Chryseobacterium sp. MA9 genomic window:
- a CDS encoding helix-turn-helix domain-containing protein — MLYIIMVVVLQALITLTLLMSLIKNRESVLNMLLLYIGVVTLDMGYEYFIIQKFGYESVLYEIPGSLRVFKGLIFLYITTHLIHAKWRDKLKYLIVPLTLVVIHHAIALSAKILDLSWADMAIRSYKSYFVYYSHYWIACLVLCIYLLTRYRKNITHPVAGNFRYLVCYVLLGVLIFWTVYQLGWDTLIYQKIYSLLFLFQFGWILYVYILTYQHKLQEQQNTSQFSIPKETYQYKDLSKIDFEAVQNAITSFYQESHDYLDEEFTLDQLSSHLKINKADLSITFNKHLHSNFHEYTNRSRIQHFKQILSEDPSASVTDLAFQCGFKSKSTFYKYFKKEFDCLPSQLVH; from the coding sequence ATGTTATATATCATTATGGTAGTTGTACTACAGGCACTTATCACCCTTACTCTGCTTATGTCTCTCATCAAAAACAGGGAATCTGTATTGAATATGCTGCTATTGTATATCGGAGTGGTCACACTGGATATGGGATATGAGTATTTCATCATTCAAAAATTCGGTTATGAATCTGTTCTGTATGAAATTCCGGGAAGTCTCCGTGTTTTTAAAGGGCTCATTTTTCTTTATATCACTACTCATTTAATTCATGCAAAATGGAGAGATAAGCTTAAATACCTGATTGTTCCGCTAACGTTGGTTGTTATTCATCATGCCATTGCCCTTTCTGCAAAAATACTTGATCTTTCCTGGGCAGATATGGCTATCAGATCTTATAAATCCTACTTCGTTTACTACAGCCATTACTGGATTGCCTGCCTTGTTTTATGTATTTATTTACTGACAAGATACCGCAAAAATATTACCCATCCTGTTGCCGGTAATTTTCGATATCTGGTTTGTTACGTATTACTCGGAGTATTGATTTTCTGGACGGTCTATCAATTGGGTTGGGATACTCTGATCTATCAGAAGATCTACAGCCTCCTGTTTCTTTTTCAATTCGGATGGATTTTGTATGTTTATATTTTAACGTACCAGCACAAACTGCAGGAACAGCAGAATACATCACAATTTTCCATTCCCAAAGAAACCTATCAGTATAAAGATCTTTCAAAAATAGATTTTGAAGCTGTGCAAAATGCCATTACCTCTTTCTATCAGGAGAGTCATGATTATCTTGACGAGGAATTTACTTTAGACCAGCTCTCGAGTCATCTGAAAATAAACAAGGCGGATTTAAGCATCACTTTTAATAAGCATCTTCATTCCAATTTCCACGAATATACTAACAGAAGCCGTATACAGCATTTTAAACAGATCTTATCAGAAGATCCTTCAGCAAGTGTTACAGATCTTGCGTTTCAATGTGGTTTTAAATCCAAATCTACTTTTTATAAATATTTTAAAAAAGAATTTGATTGTCTTCCTTCTCAGCTTGTCCATTAG
- a CDS encoding L,D-transpeptidase, translating into MKKSFLYACLCAVFLVSCKKEIDKISDTFKDTVSASESPEVEKDSIKKDSVPVVKKESVPPVMQENGFYNAFVLPKDKKMRDSIYAEYSKKYSVEERTAILALNRLDSKSKWNADTLVVPAKIDTTLMSYSPFPMQLDVLSGVKKFVIFSYPIQAFAVYSNGSLVKWGPTSMGKKAAQTTRGLTFANWKKELAISTVSSEWKLPYNFNIHNIGGIGWHEYTLPGYPASHSCLRLLRKDAKWLYSYADTWILNPGGATTKAKGTAVMVFGDYKWGGRKPWRKLLDDPNANNISVEELTKLLEPDVPRMLKEQSNREKVVDSIKAAKAAATPIQNEKPVEPQSN; encoded by the coding sequence GTGAAAAAATCCTTTCTTTATGCTTGTTTATGCGCAGTTTTCCTTGTTTCCTGTAAAAAAGAAATAGATAAAATAAGCGATACTTTTAAAGATACCGTGTCTGCTTCGGAGAGCCCGGAGGTAGAAAAGGATTCTATAAAGAAAGATTCTGTTCCTGTGGTAAAAAAAGAATCTGTTCCTCCTGTAATGCAGGAAAATGGTTTTTATAATGCTTTTGTTCTTCCAAAGGATAAAAAGATGCGTGATTCTATCTATGCGGAATACAGTAAGAAATACAGTGTAGAAGAGCGTACTGCTATTTTAGCTTTAAACAGGCTGGACTCTAAAAGTAAATGGAATGCCGATACACTGGTAGTTCCGGCGAAAATAGATACAACTTTGATGTCTTATTCACCATTTCCAATGCAGCTAGACGTATTAAGCGGGGTGAAAAAGTTCGTTATCTTCTCCTATCCTATACAGGCTTTTGCGGTATATTCCAATGGAAGTCTTGTGAAATGGGGACCTACAAGTATGGGTAAAAAAGCCGCTCAGACAACAAGAGGACTTACTTTTGCCAACTGGAAAAAAGAGCTGGCCATTTCTACGGTGAGCAGTGAATGGAAACTTCCTTATAACTTCAATATTCACAATATTGGAGGAATCGGATGGCATGAATATACACTTCCGGGGTATCCAGCTTCACACTCTTGTCTACGATTGCTGAGAAAAGATGCGAAATGGCTGTATTCCTATGCAGATACCTGGATTCTGAATCCCGGTGGTGCTACTACCAAAGCTAAAGGTACAGCTGTAATGGTATTCGGAGATTATAAGTGGGGTGGTAGAAAACCATGGCGAAAGCTTCTGGATGATCCTAATGCCAATAATATATCTGTTGAGGAACTGACTAAGCTTCTTGAACCGGATGTTCCAAGAATGCTTAAAGAACAAAGCAACAGGGAAAAAGTGGTGGATTCTATCAAAGCGGCAAAAGCAGCTGCTACCCCTATTCAGAATGAAAAACCTGTAGAACCTCAATCTAATTAA
- a CDS encoding PDZ domain-containing protein translates to MKFKLLLLGLFLSIFVNAQNSFELINTKKAVIPFQFINNLIFIPINVNGAELTFLLDTGVSETILFSLENKELKLSNVEKVKFSGLGGSLSIDGLKSERNLGKIGNEIVNTSMAIYIIIDEEFNISPHVGIPVNGVIGYHFFKDHLIYIDYASKKITVYENADLLKKKIRRFEEFPITIEKDKPYLYAGVEMTNEKKDSKLLIDLGNSDAIWLFPTLIKNFVYNRPNIDDFLGRGFNGDIYGKRSRIHNFYLGSFKFEKPLTAMPDEFSIQHVKLVESRKGSVGSEIMRRFTVIFDYPNQKLYLRKNKYFDDPFHFNMSGLDFKQDGLEWQEDKLKIETQKSMMVATEVYKDAFQYKFSLKPIFSIAGVRKDSPAYEAGLQKDDRILSINGEQTSEMTLEKIVELMKSNEGRNITMVIQRKNQKLTLSFALEDPIPYQE, encoded by the coding sequence ATGAAATTTAAATTGCTTTTACTGGGATTATTTCTAAGCATTTTTGTAAATGCCCAGAACTCTTTTGAGTTGATTAATACGAAAAAAGCGGTGATTCCTTTTCAGTTTATCAACAATCTTATCTTCATTCCTATCAATGTTAATGGTGCAGAGCTTACCTTTTTGCTGGATACGGGGGTTTCGGAGACTATTCTTTTCAGTCTGGAAAATAAAGAACTGAAACTGAGCAATGTTGAAAAAGTAAAGTTTTCCGGTCTTGGAGGCAGTTTAAGTATTGACGGTTTAAAATCTGAACGCAATTTAGGTAAAATAGGAAATGAAATTGTCAATACTTCCATGGCTATTTACATCATTATTGATGAAGAATTTAATATTTCACCTCACGTAGGAATTCCTGTAAATGGAGTTATCGGATATCATTTTTTTAAAGATCACCTTATTTACATCGATTATGCTTCAAAGAAAATAACTGTTTATGAAAACGCTGATCTTTTAAAAAAGAAAATCAGAAGGTTTGAAGAATTCCCAATAACTATTGAGAAGGATAAACCTTATCTGTATGCCGGTGTAGAAATGACAAATGAAAAGAAAGATTCAAAACTGCTGATCGACCTTGGCAACAGTGATGCTATCTGGCTCTTCCCTACCCTGATTAAAAACTTCGTTTACAACAGACCGAATATTGATGATTTTCTTGGACGCGGATTCAATGGAGATATCTATGGTAAAAGAAGCCGGATTCATAATTTTTATCTTGGAAGTTTTAAATTTGAAAAGCCTCTTACTGCTATGCCGGATGAATTTTCTATCCAGCATGTCAAATTGGTAGAAAGCAGGAAAGGTTCTGTGGGAAGCGAAATTATGCGGAGGTTTACCGTAATTTTTGATTATCCTAACCAAAAACTGTATCTGAGAAAAAATAAATATTTTGATGATCCTTTTCATTTTAATATGAGCGGCCTGGATTTCAAACAGGATGGCCTGGAATGGCAGGAAGACAAGTTAAAAATAGAGACCCAAAAATCTATGATGGTAGCAACTGAGGTTTATAAAGACGCTTTCCAGTATAAGTTCAGTTTAAAACCTATATTTTCTATTGCAGGGGTAAGAAAAGATTCTCCCGCTTATGAAGCAGGATTGCAAAAGGATGACAGAATTCTAAGTATAAACGGAGAGCAAACCTCAGAGATGACTCTGGAAAAAATTGTAGAGCTTATGAAATCTAATGAAGGAAGAAATATCACCATGGTAATTCAAAGGAAAAATCAAAAACTGACATTGAGTTTCGCACTGGAAGATCCCATTCCTTATCAAGAATAA
- a CDS encoding alpha/beta hydrolase, translating into MNLDYLVREPENITSNTPILFMLHGYGSNEQDLFSFRETLPNDWIIVSFRAPRDTQFEGYSWYDINFNDPENFIDVPQAKESLNAVLESMLKIINHYGLTESKAHLCGFSQGGILCYALALKHPDLFNYVACLSSYPEDKILDGIVKDKKKLEGLRFFISHGTDDAVIPLEWGRKAADLLYDLSCYFTFREYMSGHGVNQKNYMDLMEFFSK; encoded by the coding sequence ATGAATTTAGATTATCTAGTAAGGGAGCCGGAAAATATTACTTCCAATACCCCTATTCTTTTTATGCTTCATGGCTATGGCAGTAACGAACAGGATCTTTTCAGCTTTAGGGAAACGCTTCCCAATGACTGGATTATTGTAAGTTTCAGAGCTCCGCGCGATACTCAATTTGAAGGATATTCCTGGTATGATATTAATTTCAACGATCCCGAAAACTTTATTGATGTCCCTCAGGCAAAGGAGTCTTTAAATGCTGTATTGGAAAGTATGCTCAAAATCATCAACCATTATGGACTTACAGAAAGTAAAGCTCATCTGTGCGGTTTCAGCCAGGGAGGAATTTTGTGCTATGCTTTGGCTTTAAAACATCCTGACCTTTTCAATTATGTTGCCTGTCTAAGCAGTTATCCTGAAGATAAAATTCTGGACGGTATTGTAAAAGATAAAAAGAAACTGGAAGGACTTCGTTTCTTCATTTCACATGGTACTGATGATGCTGTGATTCCACTTGAATGGGGAAGAAAAGCGGCTGACCTTCTGTATGATCTCAGCTGTTATTTCACGTTCAGAGAATATATGAGCGGACACGGTGTCAATCAGAAGAATTATATGGATCTGATGGAATTCTTTTCCAAATAA
- a CDS encoding response regulator transcription factor gives MENEKINIIIVDDHPIVIEGLRMMLHSQPIFNVAGSFTSGTETISFIRSQMVDIILLDITLPDANGTELCREIKKISPNTSVIMFSNRSERSIIMQSIQNGASGYLLKNTSIDELVICIKGALSGDIVFCNETKQIISRPSQYDLPTPRLTKREKQILQMVAQGKTSHVIAEELFLSPLTVDTHRKNLLQKFHAKNSTELINLAVQQQLIEKQKNRS, from the coding sequence ATGGAGAATGAGAAAATAAATATCATCATCGTAGATGATCATCCTATTGTCATCGAAGGTCTAAGAATGATGCTGCACAGTCAGCCTATTTTTAACGTAGCGGGAAGTTTTACTTCCGGTACAGAAACGATCAGTTTTATCCGGTCGCAGATGGTGGATATCATCCTCCTTGATATTACTCTACCTGATGCCAATGGAACGGAACTCTGCAGAGAAATAAAGAAAATCTCTCCGAATACCTCAGTAATTATGTTCAGTAACCGCTCTGAACGGAGCATCATTATGCAGTCTATACAAAACGGGGCAAGCGGTTATCTTCTCAAGAATACTTCTATTGATGAACTTGTAATATGCATCAAAGGTGCTCTTTCCGGAGATATTGTTTTCTGCAATGAGACAAAACAGATCATCAGCCGCCCTTCTCAGTATGATCTGCCTACACCACGGCTTACCAAAAGGGAAAAACAGATCCTGCAGATGGTAGCGCAGGGAAAAACAAGTCATGTGATTGCTGAAGAGCTCTTCTTAAGCCCGCTTACTGTAGATACCCACCGTAAGAATCTGCTTCAGAAATTTCATGCAAAGAATTCAACAGAACTTATCAATCTTGCGGTACAGCAACAATTGATTGAAAAACAAAAAAACCGCTCTTAG
- a CDS encoding ATP-binding protein — translation MKRLLALLSLFLFFKLQSQQIIPLNEKSYIDSLQHITKSRLPDTSKATAFFLLSNYYRNSDSVLSKKYLENGKIQAQRNPFFSAKYYYYEGQYNLDRNKRKAGISYQQAIKSLSKFKNEESDFFQALAWYSYGVTQKDKEGYIPLVKIILEKSIPLVKKYENSRNLGFLYTQLAVILTYNAQFKKAEDYNNKALKILEKQYPESAELFFTYLNSANNFCYQAKGDEAEKFLHKAEKLIRPYPESSSNAFYYYSKTLFYITRQKNEEALPVIEKGIFYAKKFNQNLLAQMFYFNKYDILKKLKRYQEAKTTLEDVLTEKSLAIDLNNRKTFYKQLSLLNEETGNTKEALLWEQKYSKLNDSLNTENVKLEINKLESKFNTAEKERKIATLNAEKNQKDLEVNKKNSYLWGMGLILLLALCLLAFLFIIFRKNKKINEQKIEDIKQKEELSLTKAILDGEERERERIARDLHDGLGGMLAGVKINFSTWSSNHLHPEKDQEFYKILGQLDNSVSELRHVARNLMPESLLNFGLETAIHDLCEFYSRKNLEIDFQAIDISNTLPLNIQLNIYRIVQELLANAIKHAEASSILLQCSQSGENFLITIEDNGKGFDQNIENTTKSMGLRNLKNRVSYLKGNMEIHSDDQGTAINIELNIHGE, via the coding sequence ATGAAGAGATTACTTGCCCTATTAAGCCTATTTTTATTTTTTAAGCTACAATCACAGCAAATCATTCCGCTTAATGAGAAATCTTATATAGACAGCTTGCAACATATTACAAAAAGCAGACTTCCCGATACCTCAAAAGCAACGGCATTTTTTCTTTTATCGAATTATTATAGAAACAGTGATTCTGTTTTGAGTAAAAAATATCTTGAAAATGGAAAGATTCAGGCCCAAAGAAACCCTTTCTTTTCAGCAAAATATTACTATTATGAAGGACAATATAACCTGGACAGAAACAAAAGGAAAGCGGGCATTTCTTATCAGCAGGCTATTAAATCTTTATCTAAATTTAAAAATGAAGAATCCGATTTTTTTCAGGCACTGGCCTGGTACAGCTATGGAGTTACCCAAAAGGACAAAGAGGGTTACATTCCGCTGGTAAAGATTATTCTTGAAAAAAGTATTCCGCTGGTTAAAAAATATGAAAACAGCAGAAATTTAGGTTTCTTATACACTCAGCTTGCAGTGATCCTTACTTATAATGCCCAGTTTAAAAAGGCAGAAGATTATAATAATAAAGCATTGAAAATCCTTGAAAAACAATATCCGGAGTCCGCTGAGTTATTTTTCACTTACCTCAATTCTGCCAATAATTTCTGCTATCAGGCCAAAGGAGATGAAGCTGAAAAGTTTTTACATAAAGCAGAAAAACTCATCCGTCCTTATCCGGAATCTTCATCCAATGCATTTTATTATTACAGTAAAACACTTTTCTATATTACCCGCCAAAAAAATGAAGAAGCACTTCCAGTTATAGAAAAAGGGATTTTTTATGCAAAAAAATTCAATCAGAATCTTCTGGCTCAGATGTTTTATTTCAACAAGTATGATATTTTAAAGAAACTTAAAAGATATCAGGAAGCCAAGACTACCCTGGAGGATGTTTTAACAGAAAAGTCCTTAGCCATTGATCTTAACAACAGGAAGACTTTTTATAAGCAGCTTTCTTTACTTAATGAAGAAACAGGAAATACTAAAGAAGCTCTCCTATGGGAGCAGAAATATTCTAAACTTAATGACAGTCTAAACACAGAGAATGTAAAGCTTGAAATCAACAAACTCGAATCTAAATTCAATACCGCTGAAAAAGAGAGAAAAATAGCAACTTTAAATGCTGAAAAAAATCAAAAGGATCTGGAAGTAAACAAAAAGAACTCTTATTTATGGGGAATGGGTCTTATTTTACTGTTAGCATTATGTCTTCTGGCCTTTCTTTTTATCATTTTCAGAAAAAATAAGAAAATAAACGAGCAGAAAATAGAGGACATTAAACAAAAGGAAGAATTATCTCTTACCAAAGCTATTCTTGATGGTGAAGAAAGAGAAAGAGAACGTATTGCAAGGGATCTTCATGATGGTCTGGGCGGAATGCTTGCGGGAGTTAAAATCAATTTTTCTACATGGTCTTCCAATCATCTGCATCCTGAAAAGGATCAGGAATTTTATAAAATCTTAGGCCAGCTGGACAACTCGGTAAGTGAGCTCCGCCATGTGGCAAGAAATTTAATGCCTGAATCATTGCTTAATTTTGGTTTGGAAACGGCCATACATGATTTGTGTGAATTCTACAGCAGAAAAAACCTCGAAATTGATTTTCAGGCTATTGATATTAGTAACACATTGCCTTTAAATATTCAGCTTAATATTTACAGAATTGTACAGGAATTATTGGCCAATGCCATAAAACATGCAGAAGCCAGCAGCATCTTGCTTCAATGCTCGCAATCGGGTGAAAATTTTCTGATCACGATTGAAGACAATGGAAAAGGTTTTGATCAAAATATAGAGAACACTACCAAAAGTATGGGGCTTCGTAATCTGAAAAACCGGGTCAGCTACCTGAAAGGGAACATGGAAATACATTCCGATGATCAGGGAACAGCTATTAATATAGAACTCAACATCCATGGAGAATGA
- the tyrS gene encoding tyrosine--tRNA ligase, with the protein MNSFIEELKWRGLFADMMPGTDEQLNKEVTTAYIGFDPTADSLHIGSLIQIKILAHFQQHGHKPIALVGGATGMIGDPSGKSAERNLLDEETLLHYVDCLKNQLSKFLNFDGNEPNKAELVNNYDWMKNISFLDFAKNVGKNITVNYMMAKDSVKKRLSGDAGVDGMSFTEFTYQLIQGYDFLHLYQNNNVKLQMGGSDQWGNITTGTELIRRKAQGEAFALTVPLITKADGSKFGKSESGENYWLDKKKTSPYKFYQFWLNATDDDAERFIRFYTFLGKEEIDALIEEHKTAAHERKLQKKLAEEVTVWVHGREEYEKALKASEILFGRSTAEDLVSLDEEIFLEVFDGVPQKEIAKADVLGVNIVDLLSEKSGFLKSKSEAQREIKGNAISVNKQKVNDTFTANETDLIDGKFLLLQKGKKSYFIVKVA; encoded by the coding sequence ATGAATTCCTTTATAGAAGAACTGAAATGGCGTGGTCTGTTTGCCGATATGATGCCAGGAACCGATGAACAACTGAATAAAGAGGTAACTACTGCATATATTGGTTTTGATCCTACTGCCGATTCTTTACATATCGGAAGCCTTATCCAGATAAAAATTTTAGCTCACTTCCAACAGCATGGCCACAAGCCGATTGCTTTGGTAGGAGGTGCTACAGGAATGATTGGAGACCCTTCCGGGAAATCGGCTGAAAGAAATCTTCTGGATGAAGAAACTCTTTTACACTATGTTGACTGTTTAAAGAATCAGCTTTCAAAATTCTTGAATTTTGATGGAAATGAGCCCAATAAAGCTGAATTGGTGAATAACTATGACTGGATGAAAAATATTTCTTTCCTTGATTTTGCTAAAAATGTAGGGAAAAACATCACAGTCAACTATATGATGGCGAAAGATTCAGTAAAGAAAAGACTTTCCGGAGATGCAGGTGTTGATGGAATGAGTTTTACAGAGTTCACCTACCAGTTAATTCAGGGATATGATTTCCTTCACTTATACCAAAACAACAATGTAAAATTACAGATGGGAGGTTCTGACCAGTGGGGAAATATCACTACAGGAACAGAATTGATCCGTAGAAAAGCTCAGGGTGAAGCCTTTGCATTAACGGTTCCTTTGATAACAAAAGCTGACGGTTCTAAATTCGGGAAGTCTGAAAGCGGAGAAAACTATTGGCTTGATAAAAAGAAAACATCTCCTTACAAATTTTACCAGTTCTGGCTGAATGCTACTGATGATGATGCTGAAAGATTCATCAGGTTTTACACTTTCCTTGGAAAAGAAGAAATTGACGCTTTGATTGAAGAGCATAAAACAGCTGCACACGAAAGAAAACTGCAAAAGAAACTTGCTGAAGAGGTAACAGTTTGGGTACATGGAAGAGAAGAATATGAAAAGGCACTGAAAGCTTCCGAAATTCTTTTCGGACGTTCTACTGCTGAAGATCTGGTAAGCCTTGATGAGGAAATATTTCTTGAAGTTTTTGATGGGGTTCCTCAGAAAGAAATTGCAAAAGCTGATGTTTTAGGGGTGAATATTGTAGATCTTCTTTCTGAAAAATCTGGTTTCTTAAAATCTAAGAGTGAAGCGCAAAGAGAGATCAAAGGAAATGCAATCTCTGTCAACAAACAAAAGGTAAATGATACTTTTACAGCCAATGAAACAGACCTTATTGATGGTAAGTTTCTATTGCTTCAAAAAGGTAAGAAAAGCTACTTTATTGTAAAAGTAGCCTAA
- a CDS encoding RNA polymerase sigma factor yields MNDEQLFLLIQKAKDKDQKAQTKLINVFWVDVFSFVMKKVRDENDADEITVNVFSKVLSKLDMFDPHFQFKTWILTIAQNTVIDFWRKKNRENEDAVENLDEVKNQYAKSPEELLISEEEQKKIIKTIESLDANYQDIIKLRFFEEKSIKEIAEELGISVANTKVRVMRAKKVLAELLKNNEFDDN; encoded by the coding sequence ATGAATGACGAACAGCTATTCCTGCTCATACAGAAGGCCAAGGATAAAGATCAGAAGGCCCAGACTAAACTCATCAATGTTTTTTGGGTGGATGTTTTCTCTTTTGTAATGAAAAAGGTAAGAGATGAAAATGATGCCGATGAAATCACCGTAAATGTTTTTTCAAAAGTATTATCTAAACTCGATATGTTTGATCCTCATTTTCAGTTTAAAACCTGGATTCTTACCATTGCCCAGAATACTGTTATCGATTTCTGGAGAAAAAAGAACCGGGAAAACGAAGATGCTGTTGAAAATCTTGATGAAGTTAAAAATCAATATGCAAAGTCTCCGGAAGAACTTTTGATTTCGGAAGAAGAGCAGAAGAAAATTATCAAAACCATAGAATCTCTGGATGCCAACTATCAGGATATTATCAAGTTGAGGTTTTTTGAAGAAAAAAGCATTAAAGAAATTGCCGAAGAACTGGGAATTTCTGTCGCCAATACCAAAGTAAGGGTAATGCGTGCTAAAAAAGTCTTAGCAGAACTGTTAAAGAATAATGAGTTCGATGATAATTAA
- the lipA gene encoding lipoyl synthase, translating into MENSVQDTTVQKPKWIRVKLPTGKNYRELRTLVDKYKLNTICQSGSCPNMGECWGEGTATFMILGNICTRSCGFCGVKTGKPLDVNWDEPEKVARSIKLMKIKHAVLTSVDRDDLKDMGSILWGETVNAVRRISPGTTMETLIPDFQGITKHLDRLVEVAPEVISHNMETVKRLTREVRIQAKYERSLEVLRYLKEAGQRRTKTGVMLGLGETKDEVFQTIEDIRNANVDVITLGQYLQPTKKHLPVKKFITPEEFDEFGDFARSLGFRHVESSPLVRSSYHAEKHIH; encoded by the coding sequence ATGGAAAATTCAGTTCAAGACACTACCGTTCAAAAACCAAAATGGATCCGCGTAAAACTTCCTACCGGAAAGAATTACAGAGAGCTGAGAACTTTGGTTGATAAATATAAATTAAATACAATCTGCCAAAGCGGAAGCTGCCCGAATATGGGAGAATGCTGGGGTGAAGGTACAGCTACTTTTATGATTTTAGGAAATATCTGTACAAGAAGCTGTGGATTCTGTGGCGTAAAAACAGGAAAACCCCTTGATGTAAATTGGGATGAACCTGAAAAAGTAGCAAGATCAATCAAATTAATGAAGATCAAACATGCCGTTCTTACTTCTGTAGACCGTGATGATCTGAAAGATATGGGATCTATTCTTTGGGGAGAAACAGTGAATGCTGTAAGAAGAATCTCTCCGGGAACTACGATGGAAACTCTTATCCCTGATTTTCAGGGTATCACAAAACATCTTGACAGGCTGGTAGAAGTAGCTCCGGAAGTGATTTCTCACAACATGGAAACTGTAAAACGTCTGACCAGAGAAGTGAGAATCCAGGCAAAATATGAAAGAAGCCTTGAGGTATTAAGATATTTGAAAGAAGCCGGGCAAAGAAGAACCAAAACAGGAGTAATGCTTGGATTAGGTGAAACTAAAGATGAGGTTTTCCAGACGATTGAGGATATCAGAAACGCGAATGTAGATGTTATTACTCTTGGACAATATCTGCAGCCAACTAAAAAACATCTTCCTGTAAAAAAATTCATCACTCCTGAAGAATTTGATGAGTTCGGAGATTTTGCAAGAAGCTTAGGTTTCAGACATGTTGAAAGTTCTCCTCTTGTAAGAAGCTCTTACCACGCAGAAAAACATATTCATTAA
- a CDS encoding AraC family transcriptional regulator, with protein MKIQKEIIEFEKGKSFKLFAPSLKNCFFWHYHPEIELVYVEAVNGIRHVGKNISGFTDSDLLLIGSNVPHLNFDYGIQTECKQLVLQLRESFLQDIILPVPEFENIKALLERSYLGLSFSGDTKNIVVEKLQIIKDKSSFESLVGLIEILQILADSSEVKELNKEDTRIKWFLNDKIRMGTIYDYIHENYDRKPNVNEVAKVVSLSTPAFCRYFKKQTNMTFTDFVNNYRINQAKIFLLKDYSVTEVCFQVGFESLSYFNKLFKQHTGETPSEFKKKHFKPIEINGRIGVITKETACNK; from the coding sequence ATGAAAATCCAGAAGGAAATTATTGAATTTGAAAAAGGGAAATCATTCAAACTATTTGCCCCTTCTCTGAAAAACTGTTTTTTCTGGCATTATCATCCGGAAATAGAGCTGGTATACGTAGAAGCGGTGAACGGAATCCGACACGTGGGAAAAAATATTTCAGGCTTTACAGACAGTGACCTTCTATTGATTGGCTCTAATGTTCCCCATCTTAATTTCGATTACGGTATTCAGACTGAATGTAAACAGCTGGTGCTGCAATTGCGGGAAAGCTTCCTTCAGGATATTATTCTTCCTGTTCCTGAGTTTGAAAATATTAAAGCACTTTTAGAACGTTCATATCTTGGATTATCATTTTCCGGGGACACTAAAAATATTGTGGTTGAAAAGCTACAGATTATTAAAGACAAAAGCTCCTTTGAATCATTAGTTGGATTAATTGAAATTTTACAAATTCTCGCAGATTCATCAGAAGTGAAGGAACTCAATAAAGAAGATACCAGAATCAAATGGTTTTTGAATGATAAAATCAGAATGGGAACCATCTACGACTATATCCACGAAAATTACGACAGGAAGCCCAATGTAAATGAAGTGGCCAAAGTTGTGAGTTTGAGTACTCCTGCTTTCTGTCGATATTTTAAAAAGCAGACGAATATGACTTTTACAGATTTTGTCAACAATTACAGGATCAATCAGGCTAAAATATTCCTGTTGAAAGATTATTCTGTGACTGAAGTTTGTTTTCAGGTAGGATTTGAAAGTCTTTCTTATTTTAATAAACTATTCAAACAGCATACGGGAGAAACGCCTTCTGAATTTAAGAAGAAACATTTTAAACCGATTGAAATCAATGGGCGGATTGGAGTGATCACAAAGGAAACGGCTTGTAATAAATAA